In the Pungitius pungitius chromosome 5, fPunPun2.1, whole genome shotgun sequence genome, one interval contains:
- the ccn1l2 gene encoding cellular communication network factor 1, like 2 yields MLSPVTMKQIISTLFVLCSAAVMADSECPAECSCPPSPQPCPPGVSWVTDDCGCCKVCAKQLNEDCSATTSCDHIKGLRCHLGAGGDPKKGLCRAEAQGLPCEFSGRVYQHREDFQPNCQHQCICMDRVVGCMPLCPRQMPLPYWRCSRPRLARPKGSCCEEWVCDDSNRISEEPEKLTHTSLPDSLSLPNHISGLLQAQPQPRQPAAGEGVTLREMASFPESTVLHVSSCFPQTTEWTECSTTCGMGISSRVSNDNPDCRLLRETRLCQIHQCELQPPAASKKGKKCQRTFRPQEPVRITFAGCSTTQRYRPRTCGTCSDGRCCTPSLSHTVTLRFHCPDGEGFYRKVMWIQRCSCNTSCPIHSGPSSPSVSLHNDIHTFRH; encoded by the exons ATGCTCAGCCCTGTTACTATGAAGCAGATCATATCCACTCTGTTTGTGCTCTGCAGCGCTGCAGTGATG GCAGACAGTGAATGCCCAGCTGAGTGCTCCTGCCCCCCTTCGCCCCAGCCGTGTCCGCCAGGCGTCAGCTGGGTGACGGACGACTGTGGCTGCTGTAAGGTTTGTGCTAAGCAGTTAAATGAGGACTGCAGTGCCACCACGTCCTGTGATCACATCAAGGGGCTTCGCTGCCATCTGGGGGCCGGAGGAGACCCTAAAAAAGGCCTGTGTAGAG CTGAGGCCCAGGGTTTGCCCTGTGAGTTCAGCGGGCGGGTGTACCAGCATCGGGAGGACTTCCAGCCCAACTGCCAGCACCAGTGTATCTGTATGGACCGGGTGGTGGGATGCATGCCCCTCTGTCCTCGCCAAATGCCACTGCCTTACTGGCGCTGCTCGCGGCCCCGGCTGGCCAGGCCCAAGGGCAGCTGCTGCGAGGAATGGGTGTGTGACGACAGCAACCGCATCAGTGAGGAGCCAGAGaagctcacacacacctccctgccAGACAGCCTGTCCCTTCCCAACCACATCAGTGGGCTGCTACAGGCCCAGCCACAGCCCCGGCAACCAGCCGCTGGCGAGGGGGTCACACTCAGAG AGATGGCGTCCTTCCCCGAGTCGACGGTGTTACACGTATCCAGCTGTTTCCCACAAACCACCGAGTGGACCGAGTGTTCCACCACGTGTGGGATGGGAATTTCAAGTCGAGTGAGCAATGACAACCCCGACTGTCGACTGCTCAGAGAAACCAGACTGTGCCAGATACACCAATGTGAGCTGCAGCCTCCTGCAGCTAGCAAG AAGGGGAAGAAGTGTCAGCGAACATTCCGCCCCCAGGAACCGGTCAGAATCACCTTTGCCGGATGCTCAACCACACAGCGGTACCGTCCTCGGACCTGTGGGACTTGCAGCGACGGCCGCTGCTGCACACCCTCCCTTTCCCACACTGTGACGCTCCGCTTCCATTGCCCCGATGGAGAGGGCTTCTACAGAAAGGTCATGTGGATACAGCGCTGCAGCTGCAACACAAGCTGCCCTATTCACAGCGGGCCCTCCAGCCCCTCCGTCAGCCTCCACAATGACATCCACACCTTCAGGCACTGA